One window from the genome of Streptococcus salivarius encodes:
- a CDS encoding YihY/virulence factor BrkB family protein: MKRQGLMARLLDKLQWRPLQVYLMHYRSAEIDISTIAVAYYLILTVFPLIVIAANVFPYLNIDTTDLLKFMNEHLPKQFYAPAANVVQDIFSTPSGQLLGVASLTGFWTMIKSLSSLQKAINKVYGASEHRDVFISHIVGGFMSLVILFLLTFALMLSTIIQSVLRVITQTYPIGSKMTQFILNSIQPLSIAVVFLGMMVLYFVLPNVKIRKIRYVMPGTIFTTLVIGYLSNLFGTYVIRTLSRLVDIKLFGSIMIFVFMLWFIFLARILILGAVFNATYQELRQGELKSRRGDVITIIQSFSGDGSDSKKHKKDEDDS; encoded by the coding sequence ATGAAACGACAAGGCTTAATGGCCCGTCTATTGGATAAACTCCAATGGCGCCCTTTGCAGGTTTATCTTATGCATTATCGTAGTGCAGAGATAGATATTTCAACTATCGCAGTGGCTTACTACCTCATTTTGACGGTTTTTCCGCTTATTGTCATTGCGGCAAATGTCTTTCCCTATCTGAATATTGATACGACTGATCTCTTGAAGTTTATGAATGAGCACCTTCCTAAGCAGTTTTATGCACCTGCAGCCAACGTTGTTCAGGATATCTTCTCGACACCTTCTGGACAGTTGTTGGGAGTTGCCTCTTTGACGGGATTCTGGACAATGATTAAGTCCTTGTCTTCGCTTCAAAAGGCGATTAACAAGGTATATGGTGCTTCAGAACACCGTGATGTCTTTATTAGTCACATTGTTGGTGGTTTCATGAGTCTGGTCATCTTGTTCCTGCTCACCTTTGCACTAATGCTGTCTACGATTATTCAGTCGGTCCTTAGAGTTATTACACAGACCTATCCTATTGGTTCCAAAATGACTCAGTTTATTTTAAATAGTATCCAGCCTCTGAGTATTGCAGTTGTCTTCCTGGGAATGATGGTGCTTTATTTTGTGCTTCCGAATGTGAAGATTCGAAAAATCCGCTATGTTATGCCAGGGACTATCTTTACGACTTTAGTGATTGGCTATTTAAGCAACTTGTTTGGAACTTATGTGATTCGTACCTTGAGTCGATTAGTTGATATCAAGTTATTTGGATCCATTATGATTTTCGTCTTCATGCTTTGGTTCATCTTCTTGGCCAGGATTTTGATTTTGGGGGCCGTCTTTAATGCGACCTATCAAGAGCTTAGACAAGGTGAACTGAAAAGTAGAAGAGGAGATGTGATTACTATTATTCAGAGCTTTTCTGGAGATGGTAGTGACAGCAAAAAACACAAAAAAGATGAGGATGATTCCTAG
- a CDS encoding methionyl aminopeptidase encodes MITLKSAREIEAMDRAGDFLASIHIGLRDLLKPGVDMWEVEEYVRRRCKEENVLPLQIGVEGSIMDYPYATCCGLNDEVAHAFPRHYILKDGDLLKVDMVLSEPIDKSVLDVSKLDFDNVAQVKKYTESYSGGLADSCWAYAIGTPSDEVKKLMEVTREAMYLGIEQAVVGNRIGDIGAAIQEYAESRGYGVVRDLVGHGVGPTMHEEPMVPNYGVAGRGLRLKEGMVLTIEPMINTGTWEIDTDLETGWAHKTLDGGLSCQYEHQFVITKDGPVILTSQGEERTY; translated from the coding sequence ATGATTACATTAAAATCAGCACGTGAAATTGAAGCGATGGATAGGGCAGGGGATTTTCTTGCTAGCATTCACATTGGTCTACGTGACCTCTTGAAACCAGGAGTAGACATGTGGGAAGTAGAAGAGTATGTGCGTCGTCGTTGTAAAGAAGAAAATGTTCTTCCCCTTCAGATTGGAGTTGAGGGAAGCATTATGGATTACCCTTATGCGACATGCTGTGGCCTTAATGACGAAGTGGCACATGCCTTTCCACGTCACTATATTTTGAAAGATGGTGACCTCTTGAAAGTTGATATGGTCTTGTCAGAACCTATTGATAAGTCAGTCCTTGATGTGTCAAAATTGGACTTTGACAATGTTGCTCAGGTTAAAAAATACACGGAATCATATTCTGGCGGTTTGGCTGACTCATGCTGGGCTTATGCGATTGGAACGCCATCTGATGAAGTTAAAAAACTTATGGAAGTAACACGTGAGGCTATGTACCTTGGTATTGAACAAGCAGTAGTCGGTAACCGTATCGGTGATATCGGGGCAGCTATCCAAGAATACGCTGAAAGTCGTGGTTACGGTGTTGTTCGTGATTTGGTTGGACACGGAGTTGGGCCAACAATGCACGAAGAGCCAATGGTGCCAAACTATGGGGTAGCTGGACGAGGTCTCCGTCTCAAAGAAGGAATGGTTTTGACTATCGAGCCAATGATTAACACTGGTACTTGGGAAATTGATACGGACCTTGAAACGGGTTGGGCTCACAAAACTCTTGACGGTGGACTTTCTTGTCAATATGAACACCAATTTGTTATTACTAAGGATGGTCCAGTAATTTTGACTTCTCAAGGCGAAGAAAGAACTTACTAA
- the spxR gene encoding CBS-HotDog domain-containing transcription factor SpxR produces MSKHQEILDYLEALPIGKRVSVRSISNHLQVSDGTAYRAIKEAENRGLVETRPRSGTVRIEKKVQVRLDRLTFAEIAEITESEVISGHEGLERVFSKFYIGAMTIENITRYLTKGDLLIVGDREDIQLLALEHNNAILVTGGFQVSDRVKELSRLKQFPVMVTTYDTFTVATMINQALSNVRIKTDIKTVAQVYTRREDYNYMTPEMTVRDFQNLVKRTNLVRFPILSESEKVIGIVTMRDVSNQQPTTMLKAIMTKPTVTRLETSLATVAQKMIFEDFDIIPVVDEEKHYLGVITRRQVLEELQDNNRGNLHTFSDQMIANLNQDKHAFSFEVEPTMIDNSGNLTQGVLAEMVKEVVYRIMEKQEQNGLVIEEMMFYFLQAAQIDDKVTITPSIIAETRRRAHLDLMVTHGNHTVCKSVVVVKKT; encoded by the coding sequence GTGAGTAAACACCAAGAAATTCTAGATTATCTTGAGGCCTTGCCTATCGGTAAGCGTGTTAGTGTGCGTAGTATTTCAAATCACTTACAGGTTTCTGATGGAACTGCCTATCGAGCCATTAAAGAAGCTGAAAATCGAGGGCTGGTTGAGACTCGTCCTCGGAGTGGGACGGTTCGAATTGAAAAGAAAGTTCAAGTTCGCCTTGACAGGCTGACCTTTGCGGAGATTGCAGAGATTACAGAGTCTGAGGTTATCTCTGGTCATGAAGGTCTGGAACGTGTCTTCAGTAAGTTCTATATTGGAGCCATGACTATTGAGAATATCACCCGTTATCTCACCAAGGGAGATCTTCTTATTGTTGGGGACCGTGAGGATATTCAATTGCTTGCTCTGGAACACAATAATGCTATTCTAGTGACAGGGGGCTTTCAGGTTTCCGATAGGGTAAAAGAGCTTTCTCGTTTGAAGCAATTTCCGGTTATGGTCACAACCTACGATACCTTTACCGTGGCAACCATGATTAACCAGGCGCTTTCGAATGTTCGTATCAAAACAGATATCAAGACTGTAGCTCAAGTCTATACCAGACGAGAAGACTACAACTACATGACTCCAGAAATGACGGTCAGAGATTTTCAGAATTTGGTTAAACGGACCAACTTGGTACGTTTCCCAATTCTATCTGAGTCTGAAAAAGTGATTGGGATTGTCACCATGCGGGATGTGTCTAATCAGCAACCAACGACCATGCTTAAGGCAATCATGACCAAGCCGACGGTGACAAGACTTGAGACTAGTCTGGCAACTGTTGCCCAAAAGATGATTTTTGAAGACTTTGATATCATTCCTGTTGTGGACGAAGAAAAACACTATCTAGGTGTTATCACCCGTCGTCAGGTTTTGGAAGAACTTCAGGACAATAATCGTGGCAACTTGCACACCTTTAGTGATCAAATGATAGCTAACCTAAATCAGGACAAGCATGCTTTCAGCTTTGAGGTAGAGCCCACTATGATTGACAATTCTGGGAACCTCACTCAGGGTGTTCTTGCAGAGATGGTTAAAGAGGTTGTCTATCGTATCATGGAAAAGCAGGAGCAAAATGGTCTTGTGATTGAAGAGATGATGTTTTACTTTCTTCAGGCAGCTCAGATCGATGACAAGGTGACGATTACACCAAGTATTATCGCTGAGACCAGACGTAGAGCGCATCTGGACCTTATGGTTACTCACGGAAATCATACCGTCTGCAAATCAGTCGTTGTGGTTAAGAAAACTTAG
- a CDS encoding GNAT family N-acetyltransferase — MDIWTSLGAFAFFESERLSFRPLIFLDRFDLHEIVSNPQNLQFFFPATQTQHETDCLLVHYFMKEPLGVWAIVDKELDKMIGVVRFEKIDVQKRTAELGYFLNASYWGRGLMTEAVTCLSDLALTAMGMERIILIAHLENKASIRVAEKSGFKLVSRFKGADRYTRTMRDYLRFEKEENCE; from the coding sequence ATGGATATTTGGACTAGTCTGGGTGCTTTTGCCTTTTTTGAGTCGGAGCGCCTTTCTTTTAGACCACTCATCTTTTTGGATCGTTTTGATTTACATGAAATTGTATCAAATCCTCAGAATCTACAATTTTTCTTTCCTGCCACTCAAACACAGCATGAAACGGATTGCCTTTTGGTTCATTATTTCATGAAGGAACCTCTAGGTGTATGGGCTATTGTAGATAAAGAGTTAGATAAGATGATTGGCGTTGTTCGTTTTGAAAAGATTGATGTCCAGAAACGGACTGCAGAGCTTGGCTATTTTTTGAATGCCTCATACTGGGGGAGAGGTCTAATGACTGAGGCGGTTACCTGTCTGTCAGATTTGGCTTTGACAGCTATGGGAATGGAACGTATTATTCTTATTGCCCATTTGGAAAATAAGGCATCGATTCGTGTAGCGGAAAAATCAGGCTTTAAACTTGTGTCCCGCTTTAAGGGAGCAGACCGATACACTCGTACCATGCGTGATTATCTCCGCTTTGAGAAGGAGGAGAACTGTGAGTAA
- a CDS encoding UDP-N-acetylglucosamine 1-carboxyvinyltransferase — translation MRKIIINGGKKLQGEVTVSGAKNSVVALIPAIILSDGVVTLDGVPAISDVDNLIEIIEVMGGSVKRDGETLEIDPRGVKDMPMPFGKINSLRASYYFYGSLLGRYGQATVGLPGGCDLGPRPIDLHLKAFEAMGASISYEAESMRIATDAGQRIQGAHIYMDTVSVGATINTMLAAAKADGRTVIENAAREPEIIDVATLLNNMGARVRGAGTEVITIDGVESLHGTRHQVIPDRIEAGSYIAMAAAIGKGIKVKNVLYEHLESFIAKLEAMGVRMTVEEDAIFVEEQGDLKPVDIKTSPYPGFATDLQQPMTPLLLKASGRGKIIDTIYEKRVNHVPELARMGADIQVLGGQIVYNGPTQLSGAPVKASDLRAGAALVTAGLMAEGQTEITNIEFILRGYSNIIEKLSDLGADIRLIED, via the coding sequence ATGCGTAAAATTATCATCAATGGTGGTAAGAAACTTCAGGGAGAAGTTACAGTATCAGGGGCTAAAAATTCAGTTGTTGCATTGATTCCAGCCATCATTTTATCTGATGGAGTGGTTACTCTTGATGGGGTGCCAGCAATCAGCGACGTCGATAACCTCATTGAAATTATAGAAGTAATGGGTGGTTCTGTTAAGCGTGATGGCGAAACACTTGAAATTGATCCACGAGGCGTTAAGGATATGCCAATGCCATTTGGTAAGATTAACAGCCTTCGTGCTTCTTACTATTTCTACGGTAGCTTGCTTGGACGTTACGGTCAAGCAACAGTAGGTTTGCCTGGTGGCTGTGATTTGGGACCACGTCCTATTGACCTTCACCTTAAGGCGTTTGAAGCGATGGGTGCTAGCATTTCCTATGAAGCAGAGTCTATGCGTATTGCGACTGATGCTGGTCAACGCATTCAGGGTGCTCATATCTACATGGATACAGTCAGTGTTGGAGCGACCATCAATACCATGTTGGCAGCGGCTAAGGCTGATGGTCGTACGGTTATTGAAAATGCGGCGCGTGAACCTGAGATTATTGATGTAGCAACTCTTCTTAACAATATGGGCGCGCGTGTACGTGGCGCTGGTACAGAAGTCATCACGATTGACGGTGTAGAAAGCTTACATGGCACTCGTCACCAGGTTATTCCAGACCGTATTGAAGCGGGTTCTTACATTGCTATGGCCGCGGCTATTGGTAAGGGAATTAAGGTTAAAAATGTTCTTTATGAACACCTTGAAAGTTTTATTGCTAAACTTGAAGCAATGGGTGTTCGTATGACCGTTGAAGAAGATGCCATCTTTGTGGAAGAGCAAGGTGATCTAAAACCTGTTGACATTAAGACGTCGCCTTATCCAGGTTTTGCAACAGATTTACAACAACCTATGACACCATTGTTATTGAAAGCAAGTGGTCGCGGAAAAATCATAGATACAATTTATGAAAAACGTGTGAATCACGTTCCTGAATTGGCTCGTATGGGTGCTGATATTCAAGTACTCGGTGGACAAATTGTTTACAATGGTCCAACGCAACTTTCAGGTGCACCAGTAAAAGCTAGTGATTTGCGTGCGGGTGCGGCACTTGTTACAGCGGGTCTTATGGCAGAAGGTCAAACTGAAATTACCAATATTGAGTTTATCCTTCGCGGGTATTCAAATATCATTGAGAAACTTTCTGACCTTGGTGCAGATATTCGTTTGATTGAAGATTAA
- a CDS encoding DNA internalization-related competence protein ComEC/Rec2, with product MWLKKAPISLFSLSLLIAALYFTIFITNVYAIGTFVFLMVCFLKHHCKNKTALKLVGLVGSFFLVYFLFLHHRASIQDKQAPAEINQVTLVADTLSVNGEQLSAIGKAKGQTYQVFYRLKSEKEQHFFKTTSQTLVLKGKITLTTATGQRNFQGFNYQSYLASQGIYRIAQIERLDQVVPQKSLSPLAFFHQLRRRALVHIQTHFPNPMRHYMTGLLFGYLDKEFDEQSQLYTSLGIIHLFALSGMQVGFFLGWFRYGLLRLGLPKDYLFIILLPFSLCYGLMTGWTASVLRSLIQSLLAEFGIKKLDNMGITLLLLFLFLPHFLLTVGGVLSCSYAFLLCLFDFEEMSSLQKSICTSLVLSLGILPFLTYYYGTFQPVSLILTAMFSIVFDSFLLPVLTVFFALSGLVIFSQINPLFEWMETFLTWIQSWIGQPLILGKPSLFQFGLMIAVLVMLFDFWKKPQFRICLLMIFGLLMVWVKHPLTNEVTMVDVGQGDSIFLRSMKGDTILIDVGGKVTFGSKEKWQEASQTSNAEKTLIPYLQARGVSQIDHLVLTHTDTDHIGDLEEVAKRFKIKEICVSQGALTKPSFVKRLRTLKCPVRTLKAGDNLPMMGSKLQVLYPNKVGDGGNNDSIVLYGKLLGSSFLFTGDLEKEGEEELMASYPNLKASILKAGHHGSKGSSSEAFLDQLQPTLALVSAGENNRYKHPNDETLKRFKERHIKVLRTDQNGAIRFKGWFKWSSETVR from the coding sequence ATGTGGCTTAAAAAAGCGCCAATCAGTCTTTTTTCCTTGTCTCTTTTAATAGCTGCCCTTTATTTTACGATTTTTATCACTAATGTTTATGCTATTGGGACTTTTGTCTTTCTGATGGTCTGTTTTTTGAAGCATCATTGTAAGAATAAGACAGCCCTAAAGTTGGTGGGACTTGTAGGTAGTTTCTTTTTGGTCTACTTTTTATTCTTGCATCATAGAGCTAGCATACAAGATAAACAAGCCCCTGCTGAAATCAATCAGGTGACTCTGGTTGCTGATACGCTATCGGTTAATGGTGAGCAATTATCCGCTATCGGTAAGGCAAAGGGACAAACCTATCAGGTCTTTTACCGACTCAAATCTGAGAAGGAGCAGCATTTTTTCAAGACTACTAGTCAAACGCTAGTATTAAAAGGGAAAATTACGTTAACCACAGCAACTGGTCAACGTAATTTTCAAGGGTTTAATTATCAATCTTATCTAGCCAGTCAAGGTATTTATCGAATCGCTCAGATTGAGCGCTTGGACCAAGTGGTACCTCAAAAATCTCTATCTCCCCTAGCTTTTTTCCATCAATTGAGGAGGAGGGCTTTAGTTCATATCCAGACGCACTTTCCTAATCCTATGAGACACTATATGACAGGCTTGCTCTTTGGGTATTTGGATAAGGAGTTTGATGAGCAAAGTCAGCTTTACACAAGCTTAGGTATTATTCATCTATTCGCACTTTCGGGGATGCAAGTGGGATTTTTTCTGGGATGGTTTCGCTATGGACTCCTACGCTTGGGCCTTCCTAAAGATTATCTATTTATTATCTTGCTGCCTTTTTCCTTATGCTATGGTTTAATGACAGGTTGGACAGCTTCAGTCCTACGTTCCCTGATTCAAAGTTTGTTAGCGGAGTTTGGTATTAAAAAACTGGATAATATGGGGATAACCTTGCTTCTATTGTTTCTCTTTTTACCTCATTTTCTTTTGACAGTGGGAGGTGTTTTAAGTTGTTCCTATGCCTTCTTGTTGTGTTTGTTTGATTTTGAAGAGATGTCATCTCTTCAAAAGTCAATCTGTACGAGCTTGGTATTGAGTCTTGGGATTTTGCCTTTTCTAACTTACTATTATGGGACCTTTCAACCGGTGAGTTTAATTCTGACGGCGATGTTTTCGATAGTATTTGATAGCTTTCTCTTGCCTGTCTTGACGGTCTTCTTTGCCCTTTCAGGACTAGTAATCTTTTCTCAAATTAACCCACTTTTTGAATGGATGGAGACCTTTTTGACTTGGATACAATCCTGGATAGGCCAGCCTTTGATTTTAGGGAAACCTAGTTTGTTTCAGTTTGGCTTGATGATAGCTGTATTGGTTATGCTCTTTGATTTTTGGAAAAAGCCTCAGTTTAGGATTTGCCTTTTGATGATTTTTGGTCTTTTGATGGTCTGGGTCAAACATCCTTTAACCAATGAGGTGACTATGGTTGACGTTGGTCAGGGAGATAGTATTTTTCTGAGGAGTATGAAAGGCGATACCATCCTAATTGATGTGGGTGGCAAGGTGACTTTCGGGTCAAAGGAAAAATGGCAAGAGGCTAGCCAGACGAGCAATGCGGAGAAAACCTTGATTCCCTACCTACAGGCTAGAGGAGTGTCTCAAATTGACCATCTGGTTCTGACTCATACGGATACAGACCATATTGGTGATTTGGAAGAAGTAGCCAAGCGGTTTAAGATTAAGGAAATCTGTGTCAGTCAAGGAGCTTTGACTAAGCCTAGTTTTGTGAAACGACTTCGAACTTTAAAATGCCCAGTTCGCACTCTAAAGGCTGGAGACAACTTACCCATGATGGGAAGTAAGCTACAGGTTCTTTATCCAAATAAAGTTGGTGATGGTGGTAACAACGATTCGATAGTTCTTTACGGAAAACTATTAGGAAGCAGTTTTCTGTTTACTGGTGATTTGGAAAAAGAAGGTGAGGAGGAACTGATGGCCAGTTATCCCAATTTAAAGGCAAGTATCCTCAAGGCTGGACACCACGGTTCAAAGGGTTCTTCGTCTGAAGCGTTTTTGGACCAGTTGCAGCCCACCCTTGCCCTTGTTTCAGCTGGTGAGAACAATCGTTATAAACATCCAAATGATGAAACTTTGAAGCGTTTTAAGGAACGTCACATTAAGGTTTTACGAACAGACCAGAACGGTGCTATCCGTTTTAAAGGGTGGTTTAAGTGGTCAAGTGAAACTGTCCGATAA
- a CDS encoding helix-hairpin-helix domain-containing protein produces MKEKILAYVKDNRLFVSVIAVLMVIFCFFLWMTCGAGNSMEAETSYTDVTTLSTSSSKEGSKSLTEVSSQSKTEESEKDKSKVTVDVKGAVANPGVYTLKASARVTDAIKVAGGMTEDADAKSINLAASLSDEEVIYVATKDENLSVLGQSGTSQVSDKGGQTNAKDGKINLNTATAEELQTISGIGAKRAEDIIAYRESHGGFQSVDDLKNVSGIGDKTLDKIRESIYVA; encoded by the coding sequence GTGAAGGAAAAGATTCTAGCCTATGTCAAAGATAATCGTTTGTTTGTGAGTGTCATCGCTGTACTGATGGTGATTTTTTGCTTCTTTCTATGGATGACTTGTGGTGCCGGCAACAGCATGGAGGCGGAGACGTCTTATACAGATGTGACAACATTGTCAACCTCCTCATCCAAAGAAGGGTCAAAATCACTTACTGAAGTGTCTTCTCAGTCAAAGACTGAAGAAAGTGAAAAGGATAAGTCAAAAGTAACAGTGGATGTTAAGGGGGCTGTGGCTAATCCAGGTGTTTATACCTTAAAAGCAAGCGCTAGGGTAACTGATGCCATCAAGGTCGCTGGAGGAATGACTGAGGATGCGGATGCTAAGAGTATTAATTTAGCCGCAAGCTTGTCAGACGAAGAGGTTATCTATGTGGCAACTAAGGATGAAAACCTTTCTGTCCTTGGTCAATCAGGAACTAGTCAGGTGTCTGACAAGGGAGGGCAAACTAATGCTAAGGATGGGAAAATTAACTTAAATACAGCGACTGCAGAGGAATTGCAAACCATTTCTGGAATTGGAGCTAAGCGAGCAGAGGATATCATCGCCTATCGCGAAAGTCATGGCGGCTTTCAGTCCGTAGATGACCTGAAAAATGTTTCAGGAATTGGTGATAAAACGTTAGATAAAATCAGAGAGTCCATCTATGTGGCTTAA
- a CDS encoding lysophospholipid acyltransferase family protein, whose product MFYAYLRGLVVFLLWIINGNAHYHNRDKLLNKDENYILVAPHRTWWDPVYMAFSARPKQFIFMAKKELFKSRIFGWWIRMCGAFPIDRENPGQEAIKYPVNMLKKSNRSLIMFPSGSRHSSDVKGGVAVIAKMAKVKIMPVVYQGPRELKGLLTGERVDMNYGNPIDISDLKRLNDENIQEVARRIQSEFDRLDEEALSYQTGKKPNPLTYIYRVPLGIVAIIAVLLTMVFSYVASFVWNPEKHRAKETQK is encoded by the coding sequence GTGTTTTACGCTTATTTACGTGGGCTTGTTGTCTTCCTTCTTTGGATTATCAATGGTAATGCCCATTACCACAATCGCGATAAATTATTGAACAAGGATGAAAACTATATCTTGGTTGCTCCGCACAGAACTTGGTGGGACCCTGTTTATATGGCTTTTTCAGCCCGTCCTAAGCAGTTTATTTTCATGGCTAAGAAAGAACTCTTCAAGAGTCGTATCTTTGGTTGGTGGATCCGTATGTGTGGAGCCTTCCCAATTGACCGTGAAAATCCTGGTCAAGAAGCTATCAAGTACCCTGTTAACATGCTTAAGAAGAGTAACCGTAGTTTGATTATGTTCCCAAGTGGTAGCCGCCATTCATCTGATGTTAAGGGTGGGGTTGCAGTTATCGCTAAGATGGCTAAGGTTAAGATTATGCCGGTTGTCTATCAAGGACCTCGTGAACTCAAGGGGCTCTTGACAGGTGAACGTGTGGATATGAACTATGGTAATCCCATTGATATTTCAGATTTGAAGCGTTTGAATGACGAAAATATCCAAGAGGTTGCTCGTCGTATCCAGTCTGAATTTGATCGCCTTGATGAGGAAGCTTTGAGCTATCAAACAGGCAAGAAACCCAATCCTTTGACTTATATTTACCGAGTACCTCTCGGTATTGTGGCTATCATTGCGGTACTTTTGACCATGGTTTTCTCATATGTAGCTAGCTTTGTTTGGAATCCTGAAAAACACCGTGCCAAAGAAACTCAGAAATAA
- a CDS encoding polysaccharide deacetylase family protein, whose amino-acid sequence MKKSIEIIGKNRKALNLCLIIANLAVLAILGFVLFQRHNTKSEQVAKAEKTEQVANSTSSSSEKAKEDDETQLKKGSNHSIAASDYAYDVTAVNNTIRGQSQDIDDKVVFLTFDDGIDPTLTPQVMSILKEYGVHATFFHIGYTITQENADILKRQITEGHAIANHSLSHNFNLLYPGRVPNQSQIVSEVNQTMANFQAILGKDFKTRIFRYPGGHMSWQGLESTDQALAKEGVQWIDWNMLCGDAEPASVRPTTSETMMAYLDGSQKYFPESHVKVVLMHDTAGKELTVQTLPQIIEYFKDQGYTFGVLE is encoded by the coding sequence ATGAAAAAAAGTATTGAGATTATAGGGAAAAATCGAAAGGCACTTAATCTTTGCCTCATTATTGCAAACTTGGCTGTTCTGGCTATCCTAGGCTTTGTCCTATTCCAACGCCATAACACGAAATCTGAACAAGTAGCCAAGGCTGAAAAGACTGAACAAGTCGCTAATAGCACAAGCTCATCTTCAGAAAAAGCTAAAGAAGATGATGAAACACAACTCAAGAAAGGTAGTAACCACAGCATTGCAGCTTCTGACTATGCTTACGATGTTACTGCTGTGAATAACACTATTCGAGGCCAGTCTCAGGATATCGACGACAAGGTAGTCTTTTTAACATTTGACGATGGGATTGATCCAACACTGACCCCACAAGTCATGAGTATTTTGAAAGAATACGGTGTTCACGCCACATTCTTCCACATTGGTTACACCATTACACAAGAAAATGCGGACATCCTCAAACGCCAAATTACAGAAGGACATGCGATTGCCAACCATAGCCTCAGCCATAACTTTAATCTCCTTTATCCAGGACGTGTTCCTAATCAAAGTCAGATTGTTTCTGAGGTTAACCAAACCATGGCTAATTTCCAAGCCATCCTAGGTAAAGACTTCAAGACAAGAATCTTCCGTTATCCTGGTGGTCATATGTCATGGCAAGGTTTAGAAAGTACTGACCAAGCTCTCGCCAAGGAAGGTGTCCAGTGGATTGACTGGAACATGCTTTGTGGTGATGCAGAACCAGCCTCTGTTCGCCCAACGACATCTGAAACCATGATGGCCTACTTGGATGGTTCACAAAAATATTTCCCTGAGAGTCATGTTAAGGTTGTGCTTATGCACGACACTGCTGGTAAGGAGCTCACAGTTCAGACCCTTCCACAAATTATCGAATACTTCAAAGATCAAGGTTACACCTTTGGTGTCCTAGAGTAA
- a CDS encoding tRNA1(Val) (adenine(37)-N6)-methyltransferase: protein MTNPILKDGERIDQLFSTDVKIIQNKEVFSYSIDSVLLSRFPKIPKKGLIVDLCSGNGAVGLFASTRTEAPITLVELQERLADMAKRSVTLNQLEDQVTVVNDDLKNLLDHAPRSQVDLILCNPPYFKATETSKKNLSEHYLLARHEITTNLEEICQVARHALKSNGRIAMVHRPDRFLDIIDTMRQYNLAPKRIQFIYPKMGREANMLLIEAIKDGSTDGLKILPPLFVHKENGDYTDEIYEIYFGKKTEGES, encoded by the coding sequence ATGACAAACCCAATTTTAAAAGATGGAGAACGCATTGACCAACTCTTCTCCACAGATGTAAAAATCATTCAAAATAAGGAGGTCTTCAGCTATTCTATCGACAGTGTCCTCCTCTCGCGATTCCCAAAAATTCCAAAGAAGGGGTTAATCGTCGACCTCTGTTCGGGAAATGGTGCCGTTGGCCTCTTTGCTAGTACACGAACTGAAGCACCAATTACCTTGGTTGAGCTACAAGAACGCTTGGCTGACATGGCTAAACGTTCCGTCACTCTTAACCAACTAGAGGACCAGGTGACCGTTGTTAATGACGACCTGAAAAATTTGCTTGACCATGCTCCACGATCTCAGGTGGACCTTATTCTCTGTAACCCACCCTACTTTAAGGCGACAGAAACGTCCAAGAAGAATCTGTCCGAGCACTACCTCTTGGCCCGTCACGAAATCACAACCAATCTAGAGGAAATTTGCCAGGTCGCTCGTCATGCCCTCAAATCCAATGGACGCATTGCCATGGTACATCGCCCAGATCGTTTTTTGGATATCATCGACACCATGCGCCAGTATAATCTAGCACCTAAACGCATCCAGTTTATCTATCCTAAGATGGGACGTGAGGCAAATATGCTCCTGATTGAAGCCATTAAAGACGGCTCGACAGATGGCTTGAAAATCCTTCCACCACTCTTTGTGCATAAGGAAAATGGCGATTATACTGACGAAATTTATGAGATTTACTTTGGAAAAAAGACTGAGGGTGAGTCCTAA
- a CDS encoding GIY-YIG nuclease family protein, giving the protein MTEKDSKAYMYVVECADGTLYTGYTTDVERRLKTHNSGKGAKYTRARLPVKLLYSEAFASKPEAMSAEALFKKKSREKKLAYIKEHTEK; this is encoded by the coding sequence ATGACAGAAAAGGATAGCAAGGCCTACATGTATGTGGTTGAGTGTGCTGATGGCACCCTCTATACAGGCTACACCACAGATGTCGAACGCCGCCTCAAAACCCATAACTCAGGCAAGGGCGCTAAGTATACCAGAGCTCGCCTACCAGTTAAACTCCTCTACTCAGAAGCCTTCGCTAGCAAGCCTGAAGCCATGAGCGCCGAAGCACTCTTTAAGAAAAAAAGCCGAGAGAAAAAACTAGCCTATATCAAAGAACACACGGAAAAATAA